ACGCTTCCAAAATTCGCGATGAGTTAGGTTGGGAGCCGAAACAGAACTTTCAGGACGGTATCGAAGCCACGGTGAAGTGGTACATGGAAAATTCAGACTGGGTTCAACGCGTTCAAAGTGGCGAATATCGAGGTGAACGTCTCGGTCTGGGTGGTTGATTCATCATCGTTTAACCCGCAGCCGAAGGCGTAGGCGGTGCTTCTGCGGTAACTCTCGCGATTCCCACTGAATGAACCGTAGCCCGTAGCCCGTAGCCCACAACTCACAACTCACAACTCACAACTCACAACAACTCGGTCCTGGTTCGCGAAAGCTGACTGTGTCGTTGTGACCGTGTGAGCGCCGCCTTCGGCTGCGGGTTAAACAATCTTTCTCGAACCATGAGAACAAAGGCTACGAATGAACTACTTCAAAAAGGGGATCGTCCTTGCCGGTGGCACGGGGTCTCGACTGTTTCCGATCACGCACGGCATCAGCAAGCAGATGGCGCCCGTGTACGACAAGCCGATGATCTACTATCCGCTGTCGACACTGATGTTGGCCGGCATTCGAGACGTGCTGGTTATCTCATCGCCACGCGACCTGGGCGGGTTTCAGAAACTGCTGGGTGACGGTGCTCAGTGGGGCATGAAGTTTTCGTACATGGAACAGGCCGAGCCGGAAGGGCTGGCTCAGGCTTTCATTCTGGGGGCCGACTTTGTGGGCGACGACCACGTGGCACTCGTGCTGGGCGACAACATCTTCTACGGCCGCGGCTTTCGCGAAATTCTCAGCAACGCCGCATCGCTGGAGACCGGAGCCACCATCTTTGGCTACGAAGTCCGCGACCCGGAACGCTACGGGGTGGTGGATTTTGATGAAAATCAGAAGGCCGTTTCGCTGGAAGAAAAGCCTGCCAAACCGAAGTCAAACTACGCCGTGCCAGGACTCTATTTCTACGACAACGACGTCGTGGAAATCTCCCGCAATCTCAAGCCATCTCCGCGCGGTGAATTGGAAATTACCGACGTGAACCGCATCTATCTTGAGCAGGGCCGTCTGCAGGTGGAAATTCTGTCTCGCGGCTTTGCCTGGCTAGACACGGGAACTCACGAATCGCTGCTGGACGCGGGCAACTTTGTGGCCGCGATCGAAAAGCGAATGGGCCTCAAAATTTCCTGCCCGGAAGAGATCGCCTACTACCAGGGTTTCATCGACCGCTCAGGCATCCTGAGTCTCGCCGATGCCTATAACAACGAATACGGCGACTACCTGCGGCATATGGCGGATCGGAAACCGGGCAGGTAGGTTCGTGCACTGCAACGATTGTTCATCCCTTCGTGAGGGGCTAAGATTAAGGGAGACAAGGCGGCCCTTTTCATCAGGACTCAAACGTGATTTCGGCAATCAAGATCAAAAATTATCGGTCGTTCATCAATGCCGAAGCGAAGCTGTCGCCGTTTACGCTGGTGATTGGCCCCAATGGTGCTGGCAAGTCTAATCTGTTGCGATGTTTGAGAGATGTGTTTTGGCAGAACACCCCCAATCGCCGCGGCCTCTGGGGCAAAACCCCAATACTGCCACTGGCAAAACAGCGACACTTGAATCTGGCCAGTACGCCCTGCGAGGTTCAATTATACCTTGCGTCAGGCACTCAAGTGGTCATTGACGAAAATCTCCGACCACCGGACGGGTTAATCAACCCCAACGATCTTGGCTGGTACTCGATCGATCCCAGAACAGTCGGTTTGGAAGAACCGATTGGACCGGATGCTGTGGTTCGGACAACGGGTAAAGGTGCGGTTGCCGTACTCGATAGCCTCAAGACCGGTGATCGAGAAGACTTATTTGAGACGATTGAGAGGCATCTCCGGGAATATGTGCCCACTATCGCAAAAATCAGCACTCGTGCAACGAGCGAGCGTGGCAAAATCCTCCAAGTACGAGAGCACCACATCAATGCCCCGTTTCCCGTCTCTGAACTATCAGAAGGAACGCGGCTGGTCTTGATCATCCTTTGTATTGTCTTTCAGGAGAACGCTCCGAAGGTAATCCTTCTCGAAGACATCGACCGAGGACTTCATCCTCGACTATTCCAGGGAGTGGTCGAAATGCTGCGTACTACAACGGCGAGTACCGACAGTCAGATTATTGCGACGACTCATAATCCGTACATGCTCGATCAGTTTGTTGACCACGAAGACGAAGTCCTGATCGTTGAGAAAGAAGATGGCGGGTCTACGATCACGTCACTCGCAAGCCGCCTTGATTCGACGGACAGCATGGAACAGGCGCTAGGAGAATTGTGGTACGGTGGCTTTGTCGGAGGAGTGCCAAAGCCGCGATGACCGCAACAGACATCAAGCCGCTTCTGTATCTGCTTACGGAAGACGACAACGACGATCTGTTCTTTGAAAGGTGCGCGGAACGCATCAGTGGATTGTCATTTCAGCAGATGGATCCGCGTCGACTCCGGAAGAATGGTGGCATTGGCGCTGCGCGAAAGGCAATGCCCCACTTTCTGAATGACCTGAAGAAGGCGGCTTTTCAACCGGCGTTCTTCGTGATCGCGATCGATAACGATCGGGCACCTGCGCACCCCGATCACAAGTCGTTGCCAAACCTGGGCAGGCGGGATCATGGTAAGCAATGTCGCCACTGTGAAATCATGGGGATGATTCAAAAAGAGTGGGGGCACGATTTCCGGCAATGGCCCGTTCAGGGTGCCATCGCTGTTCCGGTGCAGATGCTGGAATCCTGGCTCCTGCTGGGTCTTGATCCGGAACGGGGCACTTTGCCCATGTTCTCTACGAAGACCTCGTCACTGGCGAAGGCCTACCACAATGGCAAGCCCCCCGATCAACTGAAAGACCTGCGAGACAACTATCGGGCGAGCA
This DNA window, taken from Fuerstiella marisgermanici, encodes the following:
- the rfbA gene encoding glucose-1-phosphate thymidylyltransferase RfbA — translated: MNYFKKGIVLAGGTGSRLFPITHGISKQMAPVYDKPMIYYPLSTLMLAGIRDVLVISSPRDLGGFQKLLGDGAQWGMKFSYMEQAEPEGLAQAFILGADFVGDDHVALVLGDNIFYGRGFREILSNAASLETGATIFGYEVRDPERYGVVDFDENQKAVSLEEKPAKPKSNYAVPGLYFYDNDVVEISRNLKPSPRGELEITDVNRIYLEQGRLQVEILSRGFAWLDTGTHESLLDAGNFVAAIEKRMGLKISCPEEIAYYQGFIDRSGILSLADAYNNEYGDYLRHMADRKPGR
- a CDS encoding AAA family ATPase, with protein sequence MISAIKIKNYRSFINAEAKLSPFTLVIGPNGAGKSNLLRCLRDVFWQNTPNRRGLWGKTPILPLAKQRHLNLASTPCEVQLYLASGTQVVIDENLRPPDGLINPNDLGWYSIDPRTVGLEEPIGPDAVVRTTGKGAVAVLDSLKTGDREDLFETIERHLREYVPTIAKISTRATSERGKILQVREHHINAPFPVSELSEGTRLVLIILCIVFQENAPKVILLEDIDRGLHPRLFQGVVEMLRTTTASTDSQIIATTHNPYMLDQFVDHEDEVLIVEKEDGGSTITSLASRLDSTDSMEQALGELWYGGFVGGVPKPR